Sequence from the Enhydrobacter sp. genome:
GATCGCCTATTACACCACCGTTGCCGGCGCCAAGGCGTCGGTCGAGGGCATCGCCGCGCTGCATGACGGCGCCCTGGACGTGGCGCCGCTGCAATCCTACTTCAAAGGCGCATTCTAGCCCTTGTCCCCCGCAACCGCCGCCTCGTGCCGGCATTGAGGCGCGTTGCGTGTTGACGAGTTGCACTTCATTGAGGACGATCCCGCCATGGAAAAGGTGCCGATGACGGCCGAAGGGCTCAGGAGGCTCGCGGACGAACTGAAGCAGCTCAAGAGCGTCGAGCGCCCCGCCATCATCAAGGCGATTGCGGCGGCGCGCGAGCATGGCGATTTGTCGGAGAACGCCGAGTACACATCGGCCCGCGAACGGCAGGGTTTCATCGAGGGGCGCATCGCCGAGGTCGAAGACATCATCTCGCGCGCCGAGGTGATCGATTTCAGCAAGCTCTCGGGCAAGGTGGTGAAATTCGGCGCGACCGTGAAGCTCGCCGACGAGGACACGGACGAGAAGGTGAAGTACCAGATCGTCGGCCCCTACGAGGCCGACCTGGCCAAGGGCCGCATCTCGGTGACGTCACCGATCGGCCGCGCCCTCATCGGCAAGACCGTCGGCGACACCGTCGAGGTGCAGACGCCGCGCGGCGCGCGCTCCTACGAGGTCGTGGGCGTCCAGTTCAAATAGGCATCGCGGCCGGCGCCGCGGACCGCGCCCGGGGTCAAGTCGGCGCAGCTGCCGTCATCTGGGCGCGAATGCGGCGTATGGCCGTGGTCTTCATGATCGTATATTGGACCAGGAACAGGCCGACCTTGCTGGCGATCGCCCAGGTCGACTTCACCGCCGCCCACGCGGTGGGGTCGAGGGCGAGGGCGAGCCCCAAGTTGAGCACGGCCGAGAAGAACATCAGGCCCGCCCAGACATAGCCGAACCGGATGGCGAGATCCGGCACCGTCTGCTGGGCGACGGGCGGGATGTAGCGCACCATCCAGCCGCGCCTCAGCATGACGAGGCCGACGACGACGTAGATCACGGTCGGCTTCAGCATCACGAACAGGGGATCGTC
This genomic interval carries:
- the greA gene encoding transcription elongation factor GreA, producing MEKVPMTAEGLRRLADELKQLKSVERPAIIKAIAAAREHGDLSENAEYTSARERQGFIEGRIAEVEDIISRAEVIDFSKLSGKVVKFGATVKLADEDTDEKVKYQIVGPYEADLAKGRISVTSPIGRALIGKTVGDTVEVQTPRGARSYEVVGVQFK
- a CDS encoding septation protein IspZ, which codes for MKNLFQASKVLLLDMASTLVFLAAYVLTDDLFLAVGLGMALGLAQIGWQLFHKQPVEALQWLSLVIILASGAATFVTDDPLFVMLKPTVIYVVVGLVMLRRGWMVRYIPPVAQQTVPDLAIRFGYVWAGLMFFSAVLNLGLALALDPTAWAAVKSTWAIASKVGLFLVQYTIMKTTAIRRIRAQMTAAAPT